The Calypte anna isolate BGI_N300 chromosome 2, bCalAnn1_v1.p, whole genome shotgun sequence genome includes a window with the following:
- the CDCA7L gene encoding cell division cycle-associated 7-like protein: MVRRGRRRRRRRAAAVAVAVGPAEPRGEKQRAKEVADIFNAPSDNEDCLGFQDDASRQRLLSQDSYAGVDSLESGKKSRYLTEELRRIFTEDTDSETEAFEGFASSEVDVNKKRVLALESNLSDQEHDNFLGNEEEEEEMKKVSPKRKSFGLRVALQFPTRKSSEKKVPEQSFSNLPLKDSESLTPLSKEISCKRWDKREGSASESEEDIKETQEENSSALLKRAMNIKENKAMLAQLLAELNSIPDLFPVKTPTVTPSKQKKIPRRTFSEGQIARRMNPTRNARPPENFALEKFTMSAVKFAEQFRNYRQQNLLKKRLSVQGDCAVRKRRRSSKYSSHRPVEDITEEDLDNIAVTVKDKIYDKVLGSTCHQCRQKTIDTKTICRNQGCGGVRGQFCGPCLRNRYGEDVKSALLDPAWICPPCRGVCNCSYCRRRDGRCATGMLIHLAKFYGYNNVKEYLESLQKQLADGN, from the exons ATGGTGCGGcgcgggaggcggcggcgccggcggcgggcggcggcaGTGGCAGTGGCGGTAGGCCCGGCGGAGCCCCGCGGCGAG AAACAGAGAGCCAAGGAAGTGGCTGACATTTTTAATGCCCCCAGTGACAATGAAGATTGTTTGGGTTTCCAGGATGATGCTTCCAGACAGAGGTTGTTGTCACAGGACAGCTATGCTGGTGTTGATTCCCTGGAGTCAGGAAAAAAG TCCAGGTACCTCACTGAAGAACTGCGGAGGATTTTCACTGAAGACACTGACTCTGAAACAGAAGCATTTGAAGGCTTTGCTTCAAGTGAGGTGGACGTGAACAAGAAAAGAGTTCTG GCATTGGAGTCAAACTTGAGTGATCAAGAACATGATAATTTCCTGGGtaatgaggaagaagaggaagagatgaAGAAGGTTTCCCCCAAGAGAAAAAGCTTTGGACTTCGTGTTGCCTTGCAGTTTCCCACCAGAaagtcatctgaaaaaaaagtgcctGAACAGTCTTTTTCTAACTTACCTCTAAAGGACAGTGAATCCCTCACAcctctttcaaaagaaataagcTGTAAGCGGTGGGACAAACGAGAGGGCTCTGCTTCAGAGTCTGAGGAAGACATTAAagaaacacaggaggaaaattccagtgctctgcttAAGAGAGCCatgaatattaaagaaaacaaggcCATG CTTGCCCAGTTGCTGGCAGAATTGAATTCCATACCTGACCTGTTCCCAGTGAAAACACCCACTGTGACTCCTTCA aaacagaagaaaatcccAAGGAGGACATTTTCTGAAGGCCAGATAGCACGGCGTATGAACCCAACCAGAAATGCTCGTCCACCAGAGAATTTTGCCTTGGAAAAATTTACTATGTCAGCTGTTAAATTTGCAGAACAATTCCGTAACTATAGACAACAAAACCTCTTGAAGAAGAGACTCAGTGTG CAGGGGGATTGTGCAGTGCGGAAAAGGAGGAGATCATCAAAGTATTCATCTCACCGCCCAGTAGAAGATATTACTGAGGAGGACTTGGACAACATTGCAGTCACAGTTAAAGACAAAATCTATGACAAAGTTCTG GGCAGCACTTGCCACCAATGTCGACAAAAGACAATTGATACAAAGACAATCTGTCGCAACCAGGGCTGTGGAGGAGTAAGGGGGCAGTTCTGTGGACCCTGTCTCCGAAATCGATACGGGGAAGATGTGAAATCAGCACTGCTTGATCCA GCCTGGATCTGTCCTCCTTGTCGTGGGGTGTGCAACTGCAGCTACTGCCGGCGGCGGGACGGGCGCTGTGCCACGGGCATGCTCATCCACTTGGCAAAGTTCTACGGCTACAACAACGTCAAGGAGTACCTGGAAAG TTTACAGAAGCAGCTAGCGGATGGAAACTGA